One genomic region from Thermoplasmatales archaeon encodes:
- a CDS encoding oligosaccharide flippase family protein, whose protein sequence is MTESESRKRNVRSLGGDALYLTVQSGVQLVSGAIFYIIIVRLFDTTIVGAIALMMAIVGLFSVIFSFGLGTAASHFVAFHIGREDFASARKSIQRIVLYGFLLSSLGFALTILLAPELSMIFFKSYSYVFIVRLLSTVVFGTILLGVLNGSLIGLELFRLSAIISIVVWSVYYFSGIFLAFFIRSIHSIIIAWIIGIFLGVVIEAVVLWRIQNRFPERGSVLSTNVLFMYSMPILFSSLMSYGASYTDRFVVAGLMHLSELGVYNFALLITSSVGFIATPFTTILLPKFSEFFAHGRLDAIRSNVRSSITILSFLYIPSALGIGALSPMILALLGGAQYTSGSYALTIIMFSSALFVGINVLSQSVSAIRKTKVFMFSSAAALASNVAVSIALIPIFGLVGASIGYSSVYASSFLMIFYFARKEGVSSFNLKSLGRIWISSLTMFAIVLLLVTLVSSSLYLLPVYIVLGAGIYLGLVKALKAIEHTDRDLLVSILSNNLRSIRRLVFMLWS, encoded by the coding sequence TTGACGGAATCAGAAAGCAGGAAAAGGAATGTAAGATCTCTCGGGGGGGATGCGCTGTACCTTACTGTGCAGTCCGGTGTGCAGCTCGTTTCAGGCGCAATCTTTTATATAATAATTGTACGATTGTTTGACACTACCATTGTAGGGGCGATTGCGCTCATGATGGCTATCGTCGGATTATTCAGCGTCATATTCTCCTTCGGCCTCGGAACAGCTGCTTCGCATTTTGTTGCATTTCACATCGGAAGGGAGGATTTTGCCTCTGCCAGGAAGTCGATTCAGCGTATCGTGCTTTACGGTTTCCTGCTCTCCTCCTTGGGTTTTGCGCTCACAATTCTTCTTGCCCCTGAGCTTTCCATGATCTTCTTCAAATCGTATTCGTATGTTTTCATTGTCCGGTTGCTCTCGACCGTCGTTTTCGGCACGATATTACTCGGTGTTCTGAACGGTTCCCTCATCGGTTTGGAACTTTTCCGGCTGTCCGCCATTATTTCCATTGTCGTATGGTCCGTTTATTACTTCAGCGGCATATTTCTCGCATTTTTTATAAGGTCGATACATTCGATAATAATAGCCTGGATCATCGGGATATTTCTTGGTGTTGTTATAGAGGCTGTTGTTTTATGGAGAATCCAGAATAGATTTCCAGAGAGGGGGAGTGTGCTTTCCACCAATGTACTCTTCATGTATTCAATGCCGATCCTTTTTTCCTCACTCATGTCATACGGAGCTTCCTATACCGATAGGTTCGTCGTTGCAGGTCTTATGCACCTGTCTGAGCTCGGCGTTTATAATTTTGCCCTTCTGATTACATCGTCCGTGGGTTTCATTGCGACTCCTTTCACAACCATCCTTTTACCGAAATTTTCCGAATTTTTCGCGCACGGTCGCCTGGACGCGATAAGATCGAATGTGAGATCGAGCATAACGATTCTGTCTTTTCTTTACATACCCTCCGCCCTGGGCATCGGAGCGCTTTCCCCGATGATTCTCGCTCTGCTGGGAGGTGCACAGTATACCAGCGGTTCTTACGCTCTGACGATTATCATGTTTTCCTCAGCGCTCTTTGTCGGAATAAACGTGCTGTCCCAATCCGTTTCGGCTATACGGAAGACCAAGGTGTTTATGTTTTCCAGCGCTGCTGCCTTAGCGTCTAATGTGGCGGTATCCATAGCCTTGATTCCGATATTCGGCCTTGTTGGTGCCTCCATCGGATATTCTTCCGTATACGCTTCAAGTTTTCTCATGATTTTCTACTTTGCCCGGAAGGAGGGAGTTTCCTCGTTCAACCTGAAATCTCTCGGCAGGATATGGATCTCCTCGTTGACCATGTTTGCCATAGTTCTTCTATTGGTCACTCTTGTCAGTTCGTCGCTTTATCTGCTTCCCGTTTATATTGTCCTCGGGGCAGGGATATACCTGGGCCTAGTAAAGGCTCTGAAGGCGATTGAACACACAGATCGGGACCTTCTTGTGTCGATATTATCAAATAATTTGAGGTCGATCAGGAGACTTGTCTTCATGCTTTGGTCCTGA